The Pseudomonas sp. PDM14 genomic interval CGGGTTCGAGGATGGCGCGAGGGGCTGCGTAGGACATGGCCATGGTCGATATCTCTGCGGACGAGATTCGATCTTGCGTGGCCCTGGCAGGGCCGGCGAGTTAAGCGTTGTTAATCGTTAGAAGCCTCGCCCTAGACGCCTCGAAAGGTATTACTTGGCTGCCGCGACAGGGTGTGAAACCGCGCGGCATCGCTCGTCGCGAGCGGACCGTAGCCTGATCAGCACGGCCCGCGTCGAACGCCCACCAATCGCCCCAAAAAAGGGACACTCACCCGCCGCCGCACCCTTCTGGTTCAACGCGGCGCACGCGCGGACCGCTGGCGAACGCCTGTAGCAGTAGCGCCATCAAGCGCTCGAACAATCCGCCACAAGCCCCGCCGTCCGGCCCTTGCATGCCCGGCAGCACGCCGCCGCGAGCACCGCAAAATGCCCCGTTACGACTCTGGCACGCTATCTGCTACCACCCTGACAAAGCGCGCCGAACCTTACGGCGTGCGTCTCGCCTGGTCACCGCCGACCAGTCGCCGCTACCGGCACGAGACGAGTGATCCCGGCAACGCTGCCTGGCTCTCACTCCACCCACTCTTGAATACCAGGCAAAGGCGCCTGGAGCTGCCCACCAGCTCCAGGCGCTTTTTTTTGTGCTTATAAAACCGCGTTGCCCCGGCAGCGGCTTCACCGAGGACAGGCTATGAACTCCATCGTCACCCCGATCAAGAGCGAAACACTGATCGTCATCGGCAACGGCATGGTCGGCCACCACTGTGTCGAGCAACTGATCGAGCGCGGCGCGCTGGCCCAGTATCAGGTGCACGTGTACGGCGAAGAGCGCCAGCGCGCCTACGACCGCGTGCACCTGTCCGAGTACTTCGGCGGCAAGGATGCCGAAGCCCTGGCCCTGGGCGACGCCGACCTGTACGCCCGCAACGGCGTGCACCTGCACCTCGGCGAGCAGGTGCTGGAGATCGACCGCGCGCGCAAGGAAGTGGTCACCCACCACGGCCGACGCGCCTACGACCGCCTGATCCTGGCCACCGGCTCCTACCCCTTCGTGCCGCCGATTCCGGGCGCCGAGGGCAATTCGCGCCTGGTCTATCGCACCCTCGATGACCTCGACGGCATCCGCGCCGCCGCCCGCAGCGCTCGCCGCGGCGTGGTGGTCGGCGGTGGGCTGCTCGGCCTGGAAGCGGCCAACGCGCTGAAGTCCCTCGGCCTGGAAGCCCATGTGGTCGAATTCGCCCCACGGCTGATGCCGGTGCAGCTCGACAGCGATGGCGGCGACGCCCTGCGCGCGCGCATCGAAGCCCTGGGCGTCGGCGTGCACCTGTCGCGCGCCACCCAGGAAATCGTCATCGGCGAGGACTACGCCTACCGCATGGTATTCAACGATGGCGAATTCCTTGAGACCGACCTGATCGTGTTCTCCGCCGGCATCCGCCCGCAGGACGCCCTGGGCCGCAGCGCCGGCCTGGAGGTCGCGCCGCGCGGCGGCGTGGTGATCGACAACGACTGCCGCACGAGCGACCCGGCTATCTTCGCCATCGGTGAATGCGCCTCCTGGAACGGCAGCGTGTTCGGCCTGGTCGCCCCCGGCTACAGCATGGCGCGCAACCTCGCCGCGCAACTGGTCGGCCAGGTGCACGAGCCGTTCACCGGCGCCGACATGTCGACCAAGCTCAAGCTGCTCGGTGTCGATGTCGGCTCCATCGGCGACGCCCACGCCGCCACGCCGGGCGCCAAGAGCTACCGCTTCATCGACGAGGCCAACGCCAGCTACCGCCGCCTGGTCGTTTCCGCCGACGGCCAGCACGTGCTCGGCGCGGTGCTGGTCGGCGACAACAGCTACTACGACACCCTGCTGCAGTACGCGCAGAACGGCATCAAGCTGCCGGCCGATCCATCGAGCCTGATCCTGCCACTGTCCGATGGCGCACCGACCCTGGGCGCCGACGCACTGCCGGACACCGCGACCATCTGCTCCTGCCACAACGTCAGCAAGGGCGCGGTGTGCTGCCAGGTCGACGCCGGCATCACCGACCTCGGCGAACTCAAGGCCGTGACCAAGGCCGGCACCGGTTGCGGCGGCTGCAGCGCGTTGCTCAAGCAGGTGTTCGAGCACGAACTGAGCGCCCGCGGCGTGGCCGTCGACAAGAGCCTGTGCGAGCACTTCGCCTACACCCGCCAGGAGCTGTACGGCATCGTGCGCGTAGAAGGCATCGAGAGTTTCGAGGAGCTGCTCACCCACCACGGCCGCGGCCACACCGGTTGCGACATCTGCAAGCCGGCGGTGGGCTCGATCCTCGCCTCGTGCTGGAACCGCTCGATCACCGATCCGCTGCTGGTGCCGTTGCAGGACACCAACGACACCTTCATGGCCAACATGCAGAAGAACGGCACCTACTCGGTGGTGCCGCGCATTCCCGGCGGCGAAGTGACCCCGGACGGCTTGATCGCCATCGGCGCGGTGGCGAAGAAATACGACCTCTACACCAAGATCACCGGTGGCCAGCGCATCGACCTGTTCGGCGCCCAACTGCACGAATTGCCGGACATCTGGGCCGAGCTGATCGCCGCCGGCTTCGAGACCGGCCACGCCTACGGCAAGTCGCTGCGCACGGTGAAATCCTGCGTCGGCAGCACCTGGTGCCGTTATGGCGTGCAGGACAGCGTCGGCATGGCGCTACGCCTGGAGGACCGCTACAAGGGCCTGCGCTCGCCGCACAAGATCAAGTTCGCGGTCAGCGGCTGCACCCGCGAATGCGCCGAGGCGCAGAGCAAGGACATCGGCGTGATCGCCACCGACAAGGGCTGGAACCTCTACGTCTGCGGCAACGGCGGCATGCGCCCGCGCCACGCCGAGCTGTTCGCTACCGACCTGGATGACGAGACGCTGATCCGCCTGATCGACCGCGTGCTGATGTTCTACGTGCGCACCGCCGACAAGCTGCAGCGCACCTCGGTCTGGCGCGAGTCACTGGAAGGCGGCCTGGACTACCTCAAGGCGGTGATCCTCGACGACAGCCTGGGCCTGGCCGCAGAACTCGAAGCGCAGATGCAGATCGTCGTCGACCGCTACGAATGCGAGTGGGCCAATGCCCTCAAAGACCCGGAGAAACTCAAGCGCTTCCGCACCTTCGTCAACGACAAGCGCGCCGACCCGGACATCCACTTCGTCAAGGAGCGCGGCCAGCGCCGGCCGATTTCCGCCAGCGAACTCCACCTGATTCCCGTCTTCGAGGAGGCACTCTGATGAGCACGTCCAACGCCGTTCGCGCGCAATCCCTGCCAGCCACTACCTGGCAACCGCTGTGCAGCACCCGTGATCTGGTCGCCAACTCAGGCGTGGTCGCCTGGCTGGATGGCGAGCAGATCGCCCTCTTCCACCTGCCGCAGACGGTCGACGGCGAGAAGCTGTTCGCCGTCGACAACCGCGACCCGAAATCCGGCGCCAACGTCATCGGCCGCGGCATCGTCGGCCAGCTCAAGGGCGACCTGGTGATCGCCTCGCCGCTGTACAAGCAGCACTTTCGCCTGACCGACGGCAGTTGCCTGGAATACCCCGAGCAGCGCCTGCGCGTATGGCCGGTGCGCCTCAACGGCGATGCGGTGGAAATCGGCATCGTCGAGTAGCCGAGCCGGCGCATCCACCCAGGCAAAACCTTACAGACCGCACTGGGCGCCAGCGTCCAGCGCCCTCGTACACCCAAGAGAGCACATCACGATGTCCTACCTGATCCCAGCCGAATTCGTCACCAAGATGGTCGATGCCGGCGAGTCGAAGATCTTCATGTCGACCCGCGATACCCTGATCCGCGCCTTCATGGCTGGCGCCATCCTCGCTCTGGCCGCGGTGTTCGCCATTTCCATTACGGTGCAGACCGGTTCGCCGCTGCTGGGCGCAGCATTCTTCCCGGTCGGTTTCATCATGCTCTACCTGATGGGCTTCGACCTGCTCACCGGGGTGTTCGTCCTCACCCCGCTGGCGCTGCTCGACAAGCGACCGGGCGTCACCGTCGGCGGCGTGCTGCGCAACTGGGGGCTGGTGTTCACCGGCAACTTCGCTGGCGCACTGACCGTCGCGCTGATGATGGCCTTCGTCTTCACCTACGGCTTTTCCACCAGCCCCGGCGCCATCGGCGAGAAGATCTCGCACATCGGTGAAGCGCGCACCCTGGGCTACGCCGAATACGGCACCGCCGGCTGGCTGACCATTTTCCTGCGCGGCATGCTGTGCAACTGGATGGTCTCCATGGGCGTGGTCGGCGCGATGATCTCCACCACCGTCAGCGGCAAGACCATCGCCATGTGGATGCCGATCATGCTGTTCTTCTACATGGGCTTCGAGCATTCGGTGGTGAACATGTTCCTGTTCCCCTTCGGCATGATCATGGGCGGCGATTTCTCGGTGATGGACTACATGATCTGGAACGAAATCCCCACCGCCCTCGGCAACCTGGTCGGCGGCCTGGCCTTCACCGGCCTGACCCTCTACACCACCCACGTCAGGACCGCGCCCAAGCGCGCCTACAACTGATCCCACCCGTAGGGTGCGCCATGCGTACCAGGCAACCGCTGCGCTGCCAACCGGTGCGCGCGGCGCACCCTACGCACAACTCCTTCGCAGGCCTCGCCGCATGCCCCAGCAGCTCGTCGTCAGCCTTGGCCAGTGCTCGGACAAGGGCCGCAAGCCGGTCAACCAGGACTTCCACGGCGCCTGCATCCCGCCCGAGCCGCAGCTCGGCACCAAGGGGATCGCCATTGCCCTGGCCGACGGCATCAGCAGCAGCGCAGTCAGCCACATCGCCAGCGAAACCGCGGTCAGCGGTTTTCTCGCCGACTACTTCTGCACCTCCGACGCCTGGTCGGTAAAAACCTCCGCCGAACGTGTACTGCGTGCCACCAACTCCTGGCTGCACGCGCAGACGCGCCAGGGCCAGTACCGCTATGAACAGGACCGCGGCTACGTCTGCACCTTCAGCGCGCTGGTGTTGAAGTCCACCACCGCGCACCTGTTCCACTGCGGCGATGCACGCATCTATCGCCTGCATGGCGACGCCCTGGAACAGCTGACCAACGACCACCGCCTGTGGGTCGGCCAGGACACCAGCTACCTGAGCCGCGCCCTCGGCATCAACCCGCAACTGGAACTCGACTACCGCGCGCTGCCGGTCGAGGTCGGCGACCTGTTCCTGCTCGCCACCGATGGCGTGCACGAACACCTCGACTCACGGCAGATGGTCGAGCTGATCCGCACCCACGCCACCGACCTCGATGCCGCCGCCCGCGCCATCGTTGCCCTGGCCCATGCCCAGGGCAGTACCGACAACCTCACCCTGCAGCTGGTACGCATCGACGCCCTGCCGGCGCAGGAGGCCGACGAGCTGCAGCAGAGCCTCAGCGAACGGCCCTGCCCGCCGCTGCTGGGTGCGCGCATGCTGTTCGACGGCTACACCATCGTCCGCGAGCTGCACGCCAGCAGCCGCAGCCACGTCTACCTGGCCCTGGATGGCGAAACGCCGGTGGCGCTGAAAACCCCGTCCATCGATCTGCAGCACGACGCCGCCTACCTGGAGCGCTTCCGCACCGAGGAATGGATCGCCCGGCGCATCGACAGCGCCCACGTGCTCAAGCCCTGCGTGCAGACGCGTCCGCGCCACTACCTGTACAGCGTCAGCGAATTCATCGAAGGCCAGACCCTGCGCCAATGGATGATCGACCACCCCAGGCCCGATCTGGAAACCGTGCGCGGCATCGTCGAACAGATCGCCAAGGGCCTGCGCGCCTTTCACCGCCTGGAAATGCTGCATCAGGACCTGCGCCCGGACAACGTGATGATCGACACCACCGGCACGCTGAAGATCATCGACTTCGGCGCCACCCGCGTCGCCGGGCTGATGGAAATCACCTCGCCCCTGCCCCGCGACCCGCTGCTCGGCACC includes:
- the nirB gene encoding nitrite reductase large subunit NirB produces the protein MNSIVTPIKSETLIVIGNGMVGHHCVEQLIERGALAQYQVHVYGEERQRAYDRVHLSEYFGGKDAEALALGDADLYARNGVHLHLGEQVLEIDRARKEVVTHHGRRAYDRLILATGSYPFVPPIPGAEGNSRLVYRTLDDLDGIRAAARSARRGVVVGGGLLGLEAANALKSLGLEAHVVEFAPRLMPVQLDSDGGDALRARIEALGVGVHLSRATQEIVIGEDYAYRMVFNDGEFLETDLIVFSAGIRPQDALGRSAGLEVAPRGGVVIDNDCRTSDPAIFAIGECASWNGSVFGLVAPGYSMARNLAAQLVGQVHEPFTGADMSTKLKLLGVDVGSIGDAHAATPGAKSYRFIDEANASYRRLVVSADGQHVLGAVLVGDNSYYDTLLQYAQNGIKLPADPSSLILPLSDGAPTLGADALPDTATICSCHNVSKGAVCCQVDAGITDLGELKAVTKAGTGCGGCSALLKQVFEHELSARGVAVDKSLCEHFAYTRQELYGIVRVEGIESFEELLTHHGRGHTGCDICKPAVGSILASCWNRSITDPLLVPLQDTNDTFMANMQKNGTYSVVPRIPGGEVTPDGLIAIGAVAKKYDLYTKITGGQRIDLFGAQLHELPDIWAELIAAGFETGHAYGKSLRTVKSCVGSTWCRYGVQDSVGMALRLEDRYKGLRSPHKIKFAVSGCTRECAEAQSKDIGVIATDKGWNLYVCGNGGMRPRHAELFATDLDDETLIRLIDRVLMFYVRTADKLQRTSVWRESLEGGLDYLKAVILDDSLGLAAELEAQMQIVVDRYECEWANALKDPEKLKRFRTFVNDKRADPDIHFVKERGQRRPISASELHLIPVFEEAL
- the nirD gene encoding nitrite reductase small subunit NirD, whose amino-acid sequence is MSTSNAVRAQSLPATTWQPLCSTRDLVANSGVVAWLDGEQIALFHLPQTVDGEKLFAVDNRDPKSGANVIGRGIVGQLKGDLVIASPLYKQHFRLTDGSCLEYPEQRLRVWPVRLNGDAVEIGIVE
- a CDS encoding formate/nitrite transporter family protein translates to MSYLIPAEFVTKMVDAGESKIFMSTRDTLIRAFMAGAILALAAVFAISITVQTGSPLLGAAFFPVGFIMLYLMGFDLLTGVFVLTPLALLDKRPGVTVGGVLRNWGLVFTGNFAGALTVALMMAFVFTYGFSTSPGAIGEKISHIGEARTLGYAEYGTAGWLTIFLRGMLCNWMVSMGVVGAMISTTVSGKTIAMWMPIMLFFYMGFEHSVVNMFLFPFGMIMGGDFSVMDYMIWNEIPTALGNLVGGLAFTGLTLYTTHVRTAPKRAYN
- a CDS encoding bifunctional protein-serine/threonine kinase/phosphatase, producing the protein MPQQLVVSLGQCSDKGRKPVNQDFHGACIPPEPQLGTKGIAIALADGISSSAVSHIASETAVSGFLADYFCTSDAWSVKTSAERVLRATNSWLHAQTRQGQYRYEQDRGYVCTFSALVLKSTTAHLFHCGDARIYRLHGDALEQLTNDHRLWVGQDTSYLSRALGINPQLELDYRALPVEVGDLFLLATDGVHEHLDSRQMVELIRTHATDLDAAARAIVALAHAQGSTDNLTLQLVRIDALPAQEADELQQSLSERPCPPLLGARMLFDGYTIVRELHASSRSHVYLALDGETPVALKTPSIDLQHDAAYLERFRTEEWIARRIDSAHVLKPCVQTRPRHYLYSVSEFIEGQTLRQWMIDHPRPDLETVRGIVEQIAKGLRAFHRLEMLHQDLRPDNVMIDTTGTLKIIDFGATRVAGLMEITSPLPRDPLLGTAQYTAPEYFLGESATPRSDQFSLAVIAYQMLTGELPYGAQVAKSRSQSAQNRLVYRSARHSERDVPAWIDDVLRKATHPNPYKRYEDISEFVHELRQPNPAFLTRTRAPLLERNPLLFWKATSLLLAVACLALLTNG